The Candidatus Hydrogenedentota bacterium genome includes a region encoding these proteins:
- the gcvPB gene encoding aminomethyl-transferring glycine dehydrogenase subunit GcvPB, which translates to MRLIFEKSRKGRRAVTFEPLDVPPACLPEELRRKKAATLPEVGEFDVVRHFTHLSRRNFGLDSHFYPLGSCTMKYNPKVAETVAAEPGFAALHPHLSSEEAYAAACQGALGLVHELERILAEVGGMRAACLQPMAGAHGELAGALLIAAYHRDRGNTGKRVILVPDSAHGTNPASAAMAGFDVVEIPSTPAGLVDVEKFRAAMNENVAGVMLTCPNTHGLFEPDVAEIAAMAHAVDALLYYDGANLNAIVGKCRPGDLGFDVMHFNLHKTFATPHGMGGPGSGAIAVGEKLLDYLPGPRVVERDGAFALETPPKSIGRMAPFFGNFLIGVRAYAYLRHYGGDGLPAVAENAVLNANYVLARLRGAYQPAFAGTCMHECVLTAAAQAAKGARALDIAKALLDRGCHAPTVYFPLTVKECLMIEPTETESLETLDAFCADMLEIAQLVDESPETLRAAPVTLPVSRLDEVKAAKDLNCASLG; encoded by the coding sequence ATGCGGCTCATCTTTGAGAAAAGCCGGAAAGGCCGGCGCGCCGTCACTTTCGAGCCCCTGGACGTGCCCCCCGCGTGTTTGCCGGAGGAACTGCGCCGGAAGAAGGCGGCGACCCTGCCGGAGGTGGGCGAGTTTGACGTGGTGCGCCATTTCACCCACCTGTCCCGGCGCAATTTCGGGCTGGACAGCCATTTCTACCCGCTGGGCTCCTGCACCATGAAGTACAACCCGAAGGTGGCGGAGACTGTCGCCGCCGAACCGGGTTTTGCCGCCCTGCACCCGCACCTTTCCAGCGAAGAGGCCTATGCCGCCGCATGCCAGGGCGCCCTCGGGCTGGTCCATGAACTCGAGCGCATTCTGGCCGAAGTGGGGGGGATGCGCGCCGCATGCCTCCAGCCCATGGCCGGAGCCCACGGCGAGCTCGCGGGCGCGCTGCTCATCGCCGCGTACCACCGCGACCGGGGCAACACGGGCAAGCGGGTCATCCTGGTGCCCGACTCCGCCCACGGCACCAACCCCGCCAGCGCGGCCATGGCGGGCTTTGACGTGGTCGAGATTCCCTCCACCCCCGCCGGGCTTGTGGATGTGGAGAAGTTCCGCGCCGCCATGAATGAAAACGTCGCGGGCGTGATGCTCACCTGCCCGAACACCCACGGCCTTTTCGAGCCGGACGTGGCGGAGATTGCGGCCATGGCCCACGCCGTGGACGCCCTGCTCTACTACGACGGGGCGAACCTCAACGCCATTGTCGGAAAATGCCGCCCCGGCGACCTGGGCTTTGACGTGATGCACTTCAACCTGCACAAGACCTTCGCCACACCCCACGGCATGGGCGGTCCCGGTTCCGGCGCCATTGCCGTGGGAGAAAAACTCCTGGACTACCTGCCCGGTCCCCGCGTGGTGGAGCGGGACGGCGCGTTCGCCCTGGAGACCCCGCCGAAGTCCATCGGGCGCATGGCGCCCTTCTTCGGCAATTTCCTCATCGGTGTGCGGGCCTACGCCTATCTCCGCCATTACGGCGGCGACGGGCTCCCCGCTGTGGCGGAAAACGCCGTGCTCAACGCCAATTATGTGCTGGCGCGGCTGCGCGGCGCCTATCAGCCCGCCTTCGCGGGCACCTGCATGCATGAATGCGTGCTGACGGCCGCCGCCCAGGCGGCAAAAGGCGCGCGCGCCCTGGACATCGCGAAGGCCCTGCTGGACCGTGGGTGCCACGCGCCCACGGTGTACTTCCCCCTCACGGTGAAAGAGTGCCTGATGATCGAGCCGACGGAGACGGAGTCCCTCGAAACCCTTGACGCTTTTTGCGCCGACATGCTGGAAATCGCCCAGCTCGTGGACGAGTCCCCCGAAACGTTGCGTGCCGCACCGGTCACCCTGCCGGTTTCACGCCTGGACGAGGTGAAGGCGGCCAAAGACCTCAACTGCGCCAGTCTGGGCTGA
- a CDS encoding lipoate--protein ligase family protein, whose product MPALRLLDTPPLAPEEHLALEEAVLDAVETGASPCTLRLWESGTPFVVLGSAQVLANEVDEEYCAIDGVPVMRRCTAGGCVLQGPGSLNYSLFLRYTEFPETRDLHQSYCFILNRIAGALEAAGIPARHEGVCDLAVAGLKVSGNAQRRRRNAFLHHGTLVHRADHAAMARYLREPKDRPAYRAGRTHRDFVGELRLLPEQLRRLIREAFGAGEAAEPPTPREWEAMRRLVDEKYRSAAWVRRR is encoded by the coding sequence GTGCCCGCGCTTAGACTCCTGGACACGCCCCCGCTGGCGCCGGAGGAGCATCTCGCCCTGGAGGAGGCCGTGCTGGACGCGGTGGAGACGGGCGCCTCCCCGTGCACCCTGCGCCTGTGGGAGAGCGGAACCCCTTTTGTGGTGCTCGGCTCCGCCCAGGTGCTGGCCAACGAGGTGGACGAGGAATACTGCGCCATTGACGGCGTGCCCGTCATGCGCCGCTGCACCGCCGGGGGCTGTGTCCTGCAGGGGCCGGGCAGCCTGAACTATAGCCTTTTCCTGCGGTACACGGAGTTTCCCGAGACCCGCGACCTGCACCAGTCCTATTGTTTCATCCTGAACCGGATTGCGGGCGCGCTGGAGGCGGCGGGAATACCCGCGCGCCATGAGGGGGTCTGCGATTTGGCCGTGGCCGGGCTCAAGGTCTCCGGCAACGCACAGCGCCGCCGCCGAAACGCCTTTCTCCACCACGGCACACTGGTCCACCGTGCGGACCACGCCGCCATGGCGCGCTACCTGCGCGAGCCGAAAGACCGCCCGGCCTACCGGGCGGGCAGGACCCACCGGGACTTTGTCGGCGAGTTGCGCCTCCTTCCGGAACAGTTGCGCCGCCTGATTAGGGAGGCTTTCGGCGCCGGGGAAGCCGCGGAGCCGCCCACTCCGCGGGAATGGGAGGCCATGCGCCGCCTTGTGGACGAAAAATACCGGAGTGCCGCCTGGGTCCGGCGGCGGTGA
- the gcvH gene encoding glycine cleavage system protein GcvH codes for MNPETLRFTEDHEWVGEENGLHVVGISDHAQHELGDITYVELPKVGAKLERHAKAAEVESVKAASDVYAPVSGTVAAVNAEIEVATELVNQDPYGRGWFFKLSDVQASDLDGLMDYAAYQAFCGEQ; via the coding sequence ATGAACCCCGAAACTCTGCGCTTCACGGAGGACCACGAATGGGTCGGCGAGGAGAACGGCCTGCATGTTGTGGGCATCTCCGACCACGCCCAGCATGAGCTGGGCGACATCACCTACGTCGAGCTGCCCAAAGTGGGGGCCAAACTGGAGCGTCACGCGAAGGCCGCCGAGGTCGAGTCGGTGAAGGCCGCCAGCGACGTGTATGCCCCCGTTTCCGGCACCGTGGCCGCGGTGAACGCCGAAATAGAGGTGGCGACGGAACTGGTCAACCAGGACCCCTACGGACGCGGGTGGTTCTTCAAATTGTCTGATGTCCAGGCTTCCGACCTCGACGGGCTGATGGATTACGCGGCCTATCAGGCCTTCTGCGGAGAGCAATGA
- a CDS encoding response regulator, which produces MAVNKRKVLIIAGERLVARKMEELLRGMGLDTEEALYADDGMLLAELEQPSLVIIDVSSERFDGFSLFKTLRESHHTAHIPVILLTSERFRGGIYSPEDFEAAFDVRSPEGMLEQPVDHRFLAASVLGVLG; this is translated from the coding sequence GTGGCAGTAAACAAACGCAAGGTGTTAATCATTGCGGGGGAAAGGCTTGTCGCGCGCAAAATGGAGGAATTGCTGCGGGGCATGGGACTGGACACGGAGGAGGCGCTGTACGCGGATGATGGGATGCTACTGGCGGAACTGGAACAGCCGTCACTGGTCATCATTGATGTGAGTTCTGAACGATTTGACGGGTTTTCCCTGTTCAAGACCCTGCGCGAATCCCACCACACGGCGCATATTCCCGTCATTCTCCTGACCAGCGAGCGGTTTCGTGGGGGAATTTACAGTCCGGAGGATTTCGAGGCGGCGTTTGATGTGCGCAGCCCCGAGGGCATGCTGGAACAGCCGGTGGACCACCGTTTTTTGGCCGCAAGCGTGTTGGGCGTGCTGGGATAG
- a CDS encoding PKD domain-containing protein, producing the protein MRIWLALSAAVLLCGLLTGCDTPAPDFSFAPADGDAPLAVVFTNLSQGGGPFARTYSWNFGDGSPAVAAFAPAHTYTVPGEYMVTLTMLSWLGTRSVEKGPVVVREPGGPDPEPIMVLSRSFSPATYQAGSALEVTLRVEQTGKATITSLGFIETAPAGWSFDGIASGDGPPIFPKYPVTGEYGFAYVVVPAFPVVFTYRTIPTADASGSQTFRGRVLYRTDGGQLESEEAVSVIFGGSAG; encoded by the coding sequence ATGCGGATTTGGCTTGCATTGTCGGCGGCGGTCCTGCTGTGCGGGTTGCTCACAGGCTGCGACACGCCCGCCCCTGACTTTTCTTTTGCGCCCGCCGACGGCGACGCCCCGCTGGCGGTGGTGTTCACAAACCTTTCACAGGGGGGCGGACCCTTTGCCCGGACGTATTCATGGAACTTTGGGGACGGCAGCCCTGCTGTTGCGGCGTTTGCCCCCGCACACACATACACTGTTCCCGGCGAGTACATGGTGACCCTCACCATGCTTTCCTGGCTGGGGACACGTAGCGTGGAGAAAGGACCTGTCGTGGTGCGCGAGCCCGGGGGGCCCGATCCAGAGCCAATAATGGTTTTGTCCCGAAGTTTTTCCCCTGCCACCTATCAAGCGGGCAGCGCGCTGGAGGTGACCCTCCGCGTGGAACAGACCGGCAAAGCAACCATCACCTCTTTGGGGTTCATCGAAACCGCCCCGGCGGGGTGGAGTTTCGACGGCATTGCTTCAGGGGATGGCCCACCCATTTTTCCGAAATACCCCGTCACTGGCGAGTACGGGTTTGCCTATGTAGTCGTGCCGGCCTTTCCGGTGGTGTTCACCTACCGGACCATTCCCACCGCCGACGCCTCGGGCAGCCAGACGTTCCGGGGCCGCGTGCTGTACCGCACCGACGGCGGGCAGCTGGAATCGGAGGAGGCGGTGTCCGTGATATTCGGAGGGAGCGCCGGCTGA
- a CDS encoding CCA tRNA nucleotidyltransferase — translation MPPQIDREAAARAVCAVLREAGHRALLAGGCVRDRLLGRNPKDYDIATSATPEEVAGLFPRTVPVGAAFGVTLVVWNGIPFEVAAFRSDGPYLDGRRPQSVSRGDERADALRRDFTVNALFLDPETDRVLDYVGGTEDLERRLIRAVGDPERRFAEDRLRMLRAVRFTAELGFDLDPATRNAATRMAHRLHEGVSAERVREELVKMLTCGAAGRALRLLDGTGLLGQILPEVTAMRGVAQPPEYHPEGDVLTHTLMMMDRLPAGCPPTLAMGALFHDAGKPSTQTHEDRIRFNLHEKVGARLAEAACRRLRFTNEETARITWLVARHMRAGCIPEMREGKRRLFAAEPGFGELLELFRLDCAASHGDQSTTEWVENYLRSLPEPEAAPQCPVTGHDLIALGLKPGPQFREILGELREGFIEGRFTSKEEAIALLAERLDGKG, via the coding sequence ATGCCTCCCCAGATTGACCGGGAGGCCGCCGCCCGCGCCGTCTGCGCGGTGCTGCGGGAGGCCGGACACCGGGCGCTGCTGGCCGGGGGCTGCGTGCGGGACCGCCTGCTGGGCCGCAACCCAAAGGACTATGACATCGCCACTTCGGCAACCCCGGAGGAGGTGGCGGGACTCTTTCCCCGCACCGTGCCCGTGGGGGCGGCCTTTGGCGTGACCCTGGTGGTCTGGAACGGCATCCCCTTTGAGGTCGCCGCATTCCGCAGCGACGGCCCCTATCTCGACGGGCGCCGGCCGCAGTCGGTTTCCCGTGGGGACGAGCGCGCGGACGCGCTCCGGCGCGACTTCACGGTAAACGCCCTGTTTCTCGACCCGGAAACGGACAGGGTGTTGGACTATGTGGGCGGAACTGAAGACTTGGAACGGCGGCTGATTCGCGCCGTGGGCGACCCGGAGAGGCGCTTTGCCGAGGACCGGCTGCGAATGCTCCGCGCCGTGCGCTTCACCGCCGAACTGGGTTTTGACCTGGACCCGGCCACCCGGAACGCCGCAACGCGCATGGCCCACCGGCTGCACGAGGGGGTGAGCGCCGAAAGGGTGCGGGAAGAACTGGTGAAAATGCTCACCTGCGGCGCGGCGGGCCGCGCCCTGCGCCTGCTGGACGGGACGGGGCTGCTGGGGCAAATCCTGCCGGAGGTGACGGCGATGCGCGGCGTGGCGCAGCCGCCGGAGTATCACCCCGAGGGGGATGTGCTCACCCACACGCTGATGATGATGGACCGCCTGCCCGCCGGATGCCCCCCCACCCTGGCCATGGGCGCCCTGTTCCATGACGCGGGCAAGCCCTCCACGCAGACCCATGAGGACCGGATTCGCTTCAACCTCCATGAAAAAGTGGGGGCGCGGCTCGCGGAGGCGGCATGCCGCCGCCTGCGTTTCACCAACGAGGAGACGGCGCGGATAACCTGGCTGGTGGCGCGGCACATGCGGGCGGGGTGCATCCCGGAGATGCGCGAGGGCAAGCGCCGCCTCTTCGCCGCAGAGCCGGGATTCGGTGAACTGCTCGAACTGTTCCGGCTGGACTGCGCCGCAAGCCACGGCGACCAGTCCACAACGGAATGGGTGGAGAACTACCTGCGAAGCCTGCCAGAGCCGGAGGCCGCGCCGCAGTGCCCGGTGACGGGCCATGACCTCATCGCGCTGGGGCTGAAGCCGGGTCCGCAGTTCAGGGAGATTCTTGGAGAACTACGGGAGGGGTTTATCGAGGGGCGTTTCACCTCCAAAGAGGAGGCCATCGCCCTGCTTGCGGAACGGCTTGACGGAAAGGGCTAG
- the gcvPA gene encoding aminomethyl-transferring glycine dehydrogenase subunit GcvPA: MSWIPVTDEDRREMLAAIGVDSVDDLFAVIPESLRMRGWDVPPGLSEMALRAHLSAMAGRNRTDLVCFLGGGYYDHFIPAAVDALTSRSEFYTAYTPYQPEAAQGTLQSIYEYQSALCRLTDLECANASLYDGGTAVFEAATMACRITRRSRIVVDASLNPSWRVMLSTHAANLPMEIVEGTDPENAACVIVQNPSFLGDLKDFTRLAEDCHAAGALLIMAFNPVSLGMVKTPGAMGADIAVAEGQGLGLPLGFGGPYLGMLAARKEHIRKMPGRIAGETVDKEGRRGFVLTLQAREQHIRREKANSNICSNQALCALRTLAHLSLLGPEGLREVAEACHAKAEYLKARLADFVQMLNVGPTFNEFAARLPLPAGDAAALLLERGFLAGLPLAALDAGGPNDLLIAVTEKRTRAELDAFADALKEICDAAHL; this comes from the coding sequence ATGAGCTGGATACCTGTCACGGATGAGGACCGCCGGGAGATGCTGGCGGCCATCGGGGTGGACTCGGTGGACGACCTCTTCGCGGTCATCCCCGAGTCCCTGCGGATGCGCGGGTGGGACGTGCCGCCGGGCCTCTCGGAAATGGCCCTGCGGGCGCATCTGTCCGCCATGGCCGGACGCAACCGGACGGACCTGGTCTGCTTTCTGGGCGGCGGCTATTATGACCACTTCATTCCCGCCGCCGTGGACGCGCTGACCAGCCGGAGTGAGTTTTACACGGCCTACACCCCCTATCAGCCCGAGGCCGCGCAGGGCACCCTACAGTCCATTTACGAGTACCAGTCCGCCCTGTGCCGCCTGACGGACCTCGAATGCGCCAACGCCTCGCTGTATGACGGGGGCACGGCGGTCTTCGAGGCGGCAACCATGGCCTGCCGCATCACCCGCCGTTCCCGCATCGTCGTGGACGCCTCGCTCAACCCCTCGTGGCGTGTGATGCTGTCCACGCACGCGGCCAACCTGCCCATGGAAATCGTGGAGGGGACGGACCCGGAAAACGCCGCCTGCGTCATTGTCCAGAACCCGTCCTTTCTGGGGGACCTGAAAGATTTCACGCGCCTGGCGGAGGACTGCCATGCGGCGGGGGCGCTGCTGATCATGGCGTTCAACCCGGTCTCCCTCGGCATGGTGAAGACGCCCGGCGCCATGGGTGCGGACATCGCCGTGGCCGAGGGGCAGGGCCTGGGACTGCCGCTGGGTTTCGGCGGCCCCTATCTGGGCATGCTCGCGGCGCGCAAGGAGCACATCCGCAAGATGCCCGGCCGCATCGCCGGGGAGACCGTGGACAAGGAGGGGCGGCGCGGTTTTGTGCTGACCCTTCAGGCGCGGGAGCAGCACATCCGCCGGGAAAAGGCCAACTCGAACATCTGCTCGAACCAGGCGCTCTGCGCCCTCCGCACCCTGGCGCACCTGAGCCTGCTCGGCCCGGAGGGCCTGCGCGAGGTGGCCGAAGCCTGCCATGCCAAGGCCGAATACCTGAAAGCGCGCCTGGCGGACTTTGTTCAGATGCTGAATGTCGGGCCGACCTTCAACGAGTTTGCGGCGCGCCTGCCCCTGCCCGCCGGGGACGCCGCCGCCCTGCTGCTGGAGCGGGGTTTTCTGGCGGGGCTGCCCCTGGCCGCGCTGGACGCGGGCGGACCCAACGACCTGCTTATCGCCGTGACGGAAAAGCGCACCCGCGCCGAACTGGACGCCTTTGCGGACGCCCTTAAGGAGATTTGTGATGCGGCTCATCTTTGA
- the gcvT gene encoding glycine cleavage system aminomethyltransferase GcvT translates to MRQTPLFDAYSRHDARVVDFHGWALPVQFRGIVEEHLHTRESVGVFDCSHMGEFMLHGADAIAALDSLVIGDMVHLAPGRCRYTALLNGSGGIIDDCVALRLSPDEMYLVTNAGPLEKVSTLLAENVPGIVDCSEATAKIDVQGPLSRKLLMDLGFAAVAPVAYWRGGRVDWRGLEMIVTRAGYTGELGYEIFLPAEAAADLWALLLDDGLAIPCGLGARDTLRSEMGYPLNGEDVDESRTPLEGSMDRFIAWDSEFPGKARLLEMREGGDYERLTPLRSADRRAPRHGFEVFHGGEKVGAVTSGTFGPSLGCGVGLAYLRPDCAAPGTPLAAGPRGMEITATQAPVYTRGTCRVKLNQD, encoded by the coding sequence ATGCGCCAGACGCCGCTTTTTGACGCCTATTCCAGGCATGACGCCCGCGTGGTGGATTTCCACGGCTGGGCGCTGCCGGTCCAGTTTCGGGGGATTGTGGAGGAGCACCTGCACACCCGCGAGAGCGTGGGGGTCTTTGACTGCTCGCATATGGGGGAGTTCATGCTTCACGGTGCGGACGCGATTGCCGCGCTGGACTCCCTGGTCATCGGCGACATGGTCCACCTTGCGCCGGGACGCTGCCGTTACACGGCCCTCCTCAACGGGTCCGGTGGAATCATTGACGACTGTGTTGCCCTACGGCTTTCACCGGACGAAATGTATCTGGTCACCAACGCCGGTCCCTTGGAGAAGGTCTCCACGCTGCTCGCGGAGAACGTGCCGGGTATTGTGGATTGTTCGGAGGCCACGGCGAAGATTGACGTGCAGGGGCCGCTCTCCCGCAAGCTGTTGATGGACCTCGGCTTTGCCGCCGTGGCGCCCGTGGCCTACTGGCGGGGCGGGCGGGTGGACTGGCGTGGACTGGAGATGATTGTCACCCGCGCGGGCTACACCGGGGAGCTTGGCTACGAGATATTTCTGCCGGCGGAGGCCGCCGCGGACCTGTGGGCCTTGCTGCTTGATGACGGCCTTGCCATCCCGTGCGGCCTGGGCGCGCGCGACACCCTCCGCTCGGAGATGGGCTATCCCCTGAACGGGGAGGACGTGGACGAGTCGCGCACACCCCTGGAGGGGTCCATGGACCGCTTTATCGCGTGGGACTCGGAGTTCCCCGGCAAGGCGCGCCTGCTGGAGATGCGGGAGGGCGGGGACTATGAGCGCCTCACCCCGCTGCGGTCGGCGGACCGCCGCGCCCCGCGCCATGGTTTCGAGGTGTTCCACGGCGGGGAGAAAGTGGGCGCCGTGACCAGCGGCACCTTCGGCCCGAGCCTCGGTTGTGGTGTTGGCCTGGCCTACCTTCGCCCCGATTGCGCCGCGCCGGGCACGCCGCTGGCGGCCGGGCCGCGCGGCATGGAAATCACCGCCACACAGGCGCCTGTGTACACCCGCGGCACCTGCCGTGTGAAATTAAATCAGGACTAA